Sequence from the Candidatus Eremiobacteraceae bacterium genome:
GCGCCGCAGCGCGACGGTGACGAGCTGCGTGCGGGCCGCGGCGAGCGCGTCGGCCATGACCTCCGGGCTGCCGAACTTGCCGGTGCCGACGATGAGGCGCGATTCGAACGCGCGGCCCCCGAGCGCAAGGTGGTCGGTCAAAGTGTCACTCCGCACATGGTTTGAGAGCCTTTCCATTCTGCGGGATGTCCGGCGATTCCCCGCGCGGCGCTCGAACGAAGGTTAAGCGACCCGCCGCTCGAAGGCCACGCTCTCGGTTTCTCACTCGTCTGAGGAGGTCCCATGGCTACAGCTCAGATCGACGTCGTCAAGGAGTTGCAAGACTCTTTTCAGCTCCTGATCAAGAATTGGATGCTGGCCCTTCCCACGGCGATCGCTGCGCTCTTGGGGTCGGTGCTGCGCTTCATGATTTTCGGTGCGCTTGCGGCCGGCGCTCTGAGCAGCGGGGTCCTCGGCAGCACGGGGAACCAGGGAGCCATGACCGCGGCGATGGCCGTGCTGGCCTCCGTGGGGCTCATCGGACTGATCGGCGGTATCGTGCTGGCCCTGATCGGGCTTGTGGCGCAAGCCACCGTTGTGTACGGCGCAACCGACATCTGGGCGGGCAGGCCCTTGGATCTCAGCTCCGCTCTGTCGCGAGGTTTTGCGAAACTGCCTCAGATGATCGTGGGCCTTATCTTGATCGTCCTCCTCGCGATCATACCGTGTATCCTCGTCTTCCTCTTCATCGGCGTGTTCCTCTTGCTCGCGCTTGGCTTCTTCGTGATGTACTGGGTGCCCGGCGTCGTGATCGGCAACAAGAGCGGCATGGAGGCGATCGGCGACTCGTTCAATCTCGCCAAGAACAACTTTGGGCCGAGCGCCTTGGCGTTTTTGGGCATCTTCGTCGTGGTCCTCGTCGGCGGCTTCGTCGACATGCTGTTCAGTCATATCATCGGGCTCAACTTCCTCGTGAGCTTCGTCGTGGGCGGCTTTATCTACGCGTTTGCGGCGATCGTCGTCGTTCGGATGTACGAGCTGCTGACGCGCAGCGCCAGCCTTGCGCCCGCTGCGACACCCCCGGCCCCGACCGCATAGCCCACAAGAGATCCGACTCAAACGCAAGGGGCCGGCAGATGCCGGCCCCTTCGCTTTCACTGCGCCGCCGCTATTGCGGCTCCTTGAACACCGAATCCGGGATCGGCACGTTGATGTCGTACGAATCGTAATCGGCGGCCACGTGCGCTTTGTATTTGGGGAAACTGAAGTCCGCCTCTTGGTGGCTGGGCAACACGTAGGTCCCGCTCGTCTCGTTGAACTGCGCGACGTTGATGCTCGAGCCGTCCTTGTAGATCCACTGCTGGATGACGATGCCGTAGGTCGAGGTGTCGACGGTGATGTCGGCGTGGTCGAGGCTGCCGCCGTTGCGCGGCGTCAGGCGCAAGGTGACGTTGCCGTTGTCAGACGGTTCACCCGGCTGCGGCGGCTCGAGCGTCACTATGTACGTCTTCGGCCACGTCGCGGGCGTCCCGGTCGACGCATAGAAGTTCTGGAACTGCTTGGCTAGACTAGGTACCGAATCGAAGACGATCTGCATCTTGTCCGGCTGCTTATAGTAGTAGGTAGCGTTGAGCACGAGCGGCAGGCTCAAGAACGAGTGCACCTTCGCGTCGAAATGGATGCGCACCGTATAGGTCTTCACCGACGCATTGACGGCGGTCATCTTGCGCAGGATCGCAGCCGCGCCGTGCTGGCCGTGGGGCTGCCCCGTCTGTAGCGCGACCGCCGCCGCCAGCGGCACGAGCAGCATCACGGCTGCGCGCCGACCTTGGCTGAAATCGGCAGCGTCAGGTTGCTCGAGTGCACCGGCTGCACTTTCTGGCTCGGATCCATGTAGTTCATCGCCTGGTTGACGGCGATCGCCGCCTCCGACGTGCCGCAGGCGATGAGCTTGAGCTTGCCCGGGTGCGCGACGACGTCGCCGGCGGCATAGATGCCCTTCACGCTGGTCTCTTGCGTGGCCGTGTCCACTTTGATGCCGTTGCCGTCAAGCTCGATGCCCCACTTCTTCACCTCGCCAAGATCGGAGACGAACCCGAGCGCGCACAGCACCGCGTCGCAGCGGACTTCGATCTCCTCTTTGGTCTTGGTCTGCACGACGATCACGCTCTCGACCATCGCGCCGCCGCGCACTTCCTTGATCTCGTGATCGGGCTGATAGATCACCGCGCGCGACGCGCGCAGCTGCTCGACCGTGTGCGGATGCGCGCGAAAGGGCGAGCGGTGGACCAGCGTGACCTGCGCGGCTTTGGGCGCGATCGCGAGCGCGTAGTCGACCGCCGAGTCGCCGCCGCCGACGATGACCACTCGTTTGCCCGTGAACTCGTCGAAGCTGCGCGCGTAATAGTACAGCCCTTTGTCCTCGAACGCTTCGGCGCTTGGCGCCGCCAGTTTGCGCGGCTTGAACGCGCCGATGCCCGACGCCAGGATCACCGTGCGGCTGCTATGTTCGGCCTTGTCGGTGACGATCTTGATGGTGTTGTCGGACAGACGCTCGATATGGGTGACGCGCTCTTCCATGCACTTGGCATGCGGCCATTGGAACGCTTGCTCGACGCACGCGTCGACCAGCGCCTGCCCGGTGATCGCCGGGATGCCCGGCATGTCGTAGATGTACTTCTCAGGATACAGCGCGTACAGCTGGCCGCCCATCTCGGGCAGCGCGTCGATGACTTTGGCCTTGGCGCCGCGCATACCGGCATAGAACAGCGCGAACAGCCCGCTGGGACCAGCACCGATGACGGTGATGTCGTAGAGTTCCACCCCGCGTAGCTTTGACGCGACGTGCTCCTTTCTTCTTGCGCGCCGCAGGCGCGGGCCGACGGCGGTCGAAATCAAGCCATCTTCGAATGGAGGCTGCACGATGTTGACCAAGGTCCGGCGCCCGACGATCGACGACCTCGCGCTTTCCCCCGGCAAGCGCGCGCGGCTGTACCGTATGCTGTACGAGTACGGCCCCGCCAACGGCACGCTGTTGTTCTTGCCCATCGACCAGGGCATCGAGCACGGTCCGGTCGATTTCTTCGACAACCCGGACAGCCTCGACCAGGACTACATCTTCAGGCTCGCGATCGAGGGCAAGTACTCGGGCGTCGCCTGCCACGTCGGGCTGGCCGAGAAATACTTCGGGCCGTATGCCGGCAAAGTGCCGCTGCTGCTCAAGGTCAACGGCAAGACCAACGTTCCAGCCGATGACGAGCCGTTCTCCCCGATGACGTCGAGCGTCGAAGATGCGGTGCGCCTCGGGGCGGATGCGGTCGGCTATACGCTCTACGTGGGCAGCCCGCGCCAGGCCGAGGACATCGCCCAGCTCGACGGCGTGCGCCGCGAATGCGAGCGCTACGGCATGCCGCTGGTCGTCTGGTCGTACCCGCGCGGCAAGGCCATCAAGGAAAAGGGCGGTCAGGATTCGCTGTACGCGATCGATTACGCGGCGCGCATGGCCTGCGAACTCGGTGCGGACGTCGTCAAACTCAACGAGCCCAAGGTCGGCGAGAATCTCGACAAGCAGCCCAAGCCGTACAACACGCTGAGCCTGTCAGAGGAAGAGGGCATCCGCAAGGTGGTCAAGTCCGCCGGCCGGACGCTCGTGCTGCTCTCCGGCGGCAGTAAGATGGGCGACGACGACCTGCTGCACAAAGCGCGCATCGCGATGGATGCCGGCGTCACCGGACTCATCTTCGGGCGCAACCTGTGGCAGCGCAAGTGGGACGATTCGCTCGCGATCACGTCGCGCATCCACAAGATGCTGGAGGCCTACGGGACCTAGCGTCTCGAGATCAGTGCCTCTCGGTCGTGCTCTTCCATCCGCGCACGGTCATCTTCAGTTTCGCGTCAGCCTGATACGGATCGCGCGCGACAAACGCCACGGCGGCGGCCTCATCCGGCATCTCGATGATGTACATTCCGCCCTTGCCGTCGGCGAACGGACCTGACTCGACCACGCTGCCCGCTTTGCGCCCGTCTGCCAGGAACGCGCGGTGCGCCTCGAGCACGCGGTTGCGCGCTTCCATATCCGTGTAGTCGATCAGGACGACGTATCGCATGGCTGCAGCTCCAATTCCCCGCGCGGCGCGACATCGATGCGCACGCTCTGGCCGCGCACGAACGTGCCGGCCAAGACCGCTTTCGCCAACGGCGCGCTCAAACGGCGCTCGATCACGCGCCGGATGAGCCGGGCGCCCTGGCGCTGATCGTCCGCTTCGGCGGCGATCGCGTCTAACGCTGCGTCCGACACCTGCACGGCGATGCCCTGCTCGGCCGCGGCGGCCGCGACGTTGGCGACCTGGCGCGCGGCGATGGCGCGGATGTCTTCGCGGCCCAGTCGGTGGAAGACGACCGCATCGTCCAGCCGGTTGATCAGTTCGTGCGAGAACTGCGCGCCGAGCTGCGCGAAGTCGCCTCCGGCGGGCGCGTTGGCGGTCAGGATGATGAGCGCGTTGCGGAAATCCACCGCGCGTGAGTTCGAATCGGTCAAGCGGCCGTCGTCGAGCAGCTGCAGCAGCAGGTCGAGCACCTCAGGATGCGCGCGGTCGACGTCGTCGAACAGCACGACGCTGTACGGACGCCGGCGCACGGCTTCGGTCAGCTCGCCGGCGCGCTCGTGGCCGGCATAGCCGCGCGGCGCACCGACGAGCCGCGTCGCGGATTGGGCTTGCGAGAACTCGGACATGTCGTAGCGCAGCAGCGCCTCGTCGCTGCCGAACAGCGCCGCGGCAGTAGCGCGGGCCAGCTCCGTCTTGCCGACGCCGCTCGGCCCGATGAACAGCAGCGCGCCCATCGGCCCGCGATGCTCTTTCATGCCGGCGCGCCCGCGGCGCACGCTTTCTGCCACGGCGCGCACCGCTTCGTCTTGGCCGACGACGCGCTCGCGCAGCAACGCTTCGAAATTGAGCAGCCGCGCCGCCTCGCTGCCGGCGACCGCCTCGACCGGAATGCCGGTCCAGCCGGCGACGACCCGCGCGACATCTTCGGGCCCCACGTCCGTTCCGCCGCGCAGCGAGACGAGCGCCGAGGCCTCGTCGAGCACGTCGAACGCCTTGTCCGGGAGGTTGCGGTCGCTGATGTAGCGGGCCGAGAGCGTGACCGCCGCGGCAAGCGTGGCGTCTGCGATCTTCACGCCGTGGTGGCGCTCGTAGCGCGAGCGCGTGCCGCGCAGCATCTGCAGGGCGTTGTCCGGCGACGGCTCCTCGATGACTACCGGCGCGAAGCGCCGCTCAAGCGCCTCGTCGCTCTCGATGTAGCGCCGGTACTCGTCGAACGTCGTCGCGCCGATGCAGCGGATCTCGCCGCGCGCCAGAGCGGGCTTGAGCATGTTGGCGGCGTCGACGGTCGAGCCTTCGGCGCTGCCGGCGCCGACGATGGTGTGCAGCTCATCGATGAACACGATGACGTCGTTGGCGCGCGAGAGCTCCTCTAACATGCGGTGCAGTCGGGCCTCGAACTCGCCGCGATACTTGGTGCCCGCCACGACGCCCGCCAGCGTCAACGCGAGGATGCGCTTGCCTTGCAGCGTCCGCGGCACGTCACCGCGCACGATGCGTTGGGCCAGTCCTTCCACGATCGCGGTCTTGCCGACGCCCGCGTCGCCGATGAGCACCGGGTTGTTCTTGGTGCGCCGCGCGAGAATGCGCACGATGCGGTCGATCTCGACGTCGCGCCCCACCACAGGATCGAGCCGTCCCTCGAGCGCCTGCCGGCTCAAGTCGCGCGAGAACGAGTTGAGCGTCGGCGTCCGGCCGTAATTCGGGAAGCCCGCCGTCCGGGGCGGCGGCGGTGAAGCCGGCGTGACCGGCGACCCGATGTCGTCGCGCCTGCTGCGCTGGAGCTGCTCGCCGATCACCGCTGCGCCGACGCCAAGCGCCAACGCGGCCAGCGCGGCGCCGCCCATCCATTGCAGATTGGTCGCGGCTTGCGCGGCCATGCACTGCGAGCACAGGCTGGTCACCGCGACGCGGCCGGACTTGAACGTCGGCGTCACGCCGGTCGCCGGCTGCTTGCCGCAGCGTTCGCACATCTTCAACGCGCTCACTCGATCACCGCCTCTTCAGACCACACGCTCAACAAGTTGTGCACGATGCGCCCGGTGGCGCCCCAGATGCGCCCGCCCGCGACAGGATAATAGTAGATCTCGCGCCTCACCCCGCGCCACTCCCGCCATTCGACGCCTTCCGCACCGGGCTTGGTGAGGTCGCGCAGCGCGACGATCACCGGACGTGCGACCTCCGAGGGGTCCGGCACGAGCGTCGGCAGCGCCTCCAGATGGCCGACGACCGGCGTGATGACGTAGTTCGACACAGTCGTATGCACGTCGTCGAGCAGCCCCAGCACCTCGACCGCGTCTCGCTGCAAACCGAGCTCCTCGTGCGCCTCGCGCAGCGCCGCATCGACGACGTCTGCATCGTGCGGCTCGATCGAGCCGCCCGGGAAGCAGATCTCGCCCTTATGCTCCATGACCTCGTTCGACCGCTCGAAGCAGATGAGGCAGAGCTCCTCGCCGTCCGCCACCAGCGGCACCAGCACGGCGGCCGCACGCGTGCCCGGCTCGCGCAGCCGCTGCGACGCGCGCGCCGCGAGCCGCTCGCGCAGCGCGTGGATCGTTCCGGTGCCCATACTGCTGTGCGTCTTCAGTTTTCCGAAAAGCGGACGTTGAACGGCGCGGTCTCGGGCGAGGGCTCGTCGACGCGCACGCCCTCGGCGGCGAGCGCGCGCAAACGCTCGGTCTCGCTGTCCAGCAGCACCATCTCTGCGCGCAAGCGGTCGATCGAGGTCGCCGCTTCGAGCAACTGCTGCTTGACCGTTCCCTCCACTTGGAGCGCGTCGGCGATCAGGTACGACGATGCGGTGATGTCCTCGGGCATGTGCAGGCTGTCGAGATCCCGTCCGAAGAGCGCCAGCAGCGCTTGCAGGTAGTCCGTGAAGCGCTCGGCCGCGATGGCCTGGAGCGTGGCTGCGGCGCCCGCGCCGATGGGTTCTTCCAGATAGGATACCTCGGCGGTCCAAAAAGGTTTCTTGCTCACCAAACGCTCGACCCTGAAACGCCGCTCGCCGCGCGTGACGATGTGCAGCCGGCCCTGCGGCAGCGGCGTCACTTCGGCGATGTGCGCGGTGGTGCCGATGTCGACCGGATCGAGCTCGTCGCCGAGCTCGGCGCCGCGCCGGTCGAGCAGCACGCCGAACGGATCGCCGGACTCGATGCAGCCCCCGATCATCTCTTTGTAGCGGTCTTCGAAGATGTGGAGCCGGAGCGCGGCGCCCGGCACGAGCACGGTGCGCAGGGGGAACAGGCCGATGCGCGTGGTCGCCACTTAGGCCTTTTGGGCGAACTCCTCGCGCCAAGCGGCGGCGATGCGCTCGAGCGTGCCCTCGTCGACGCGTTCGGGATCGTCCTCGAAATCGTCGAGGTCGGTCACCAATTGGAGCAGTTCGGGCATCGCGACTTGATCGGGATTTTCATCCGGATGCGCCTGCGCGAGCTCGAATCCGATGTCTTCGACATCCTGCCACGTAAGGCCCATCAGCGATCACTCCCCTCCTGCGGACCCGTCACGTTGTCCGCGTCGCCCCCCATACCCTCTCTCTGTAGCGGTCGAATTCATTCGACCGTCGATTTTAATCGGCCGTTCTAAATCCCTAAGATGCTGTATCCCGCATCGACGTAGATCACTTGGCCGGTGACCGCGCTTGAAAGCCCGCTCGAAAGGAAGACCGCGATGTTGCCGACGTCTTGCGCCACCGCGTTGCGCCGCAGCGGCGCCTTGGCTGCGACTTCCCCCAGAATGCTCGTGAAGCCGCTGACCGCGCGCGCCGACGCCGTCTTGATCGGCCCGGCTGAGATCGCGTTGACGCGGATGCCGCTCTCGCCAAGATCCACGGCGAGGTAGCGCACGCAGGCCTCCAACGCCGCCTTGGCGACGCCCATGACATTGTAGTTCGCAACCGCGCGCACCGAACCCAGATACGTCATCGCCATGACCGAGCCGCCGGGATTGATGATCGGCGCAAGCTCGCGGCACAGCGCGGCCAGCGAGTACGCACTGATGTCGAGCGCGACGCGAAAACCGTCGCGCGAGGTGGCGTAGAACTTGCCTGCGAGCTCCTCCTTACGCGCGAACGCGATGCTGTGCACGACCGCGTCCACATGCCCGTACTCGGATTCGAGCACGGCGCGCAAGCTCGCGAGGCTGTCGTCGCTGCCGACGTCGCAGTGCAGCGCGAGCCCGCCGCCGAGCTCGCTCGCCAGCTTCTCGACCTCGTCTTTGGTGCGTTCGCCCTCGTAGGTGAGCGCGAGCCGCGCGCCGTGCTCGTGCAGCGCTTTGGCGATGGACGTCGCGATGCTCCAGCGGTTCGCGACGCCCATGACGAGCGCGATCTTGCCTTCGAGCAGCCCCGCCACCGCCGGCCTACTTCTTGGCGGCGTCGAAGCGCTTGGCCACGGCGTCCCAGTTGACCACGTTCCACCAGGCCTTGAGGTAGTCGGGCCGGCGGTTCTGATACTTCAAATAGTAGGCATGCTCCCAGACGTCGTTGCCCATGACCGGATGCTGCCCGGCGGACATCGGATTGTCTTGGTTCGGCGTGCTGGTGATCTGCAGCTTGCCGTCGGCGGTCAGCACCAGCCACGCCCACCCGCTGCCGAACTGCTTGACGCCGGCGTCGTTGAACTGCGTCTTGAAGGTCTCGAAATCGCCGAACGTGCTCTTGATGGCGTCGGCAAGCGCGCCTTTGGGATCGCCGCCTGCGTTGGGCGCCATGATGGTCCAGAACATCGAGTGGTTGACGTGGCCCCCGCCGTTGTTGCGTACGGCGCCGCGGATGTCCTCAGGCACGGCGTTGAGATTCTTTATCAGCTCTTCGACCGTCTTGCCCGCCAGCTCCGGATGCTTCTCGATAGCCGCGTTGAGATTGTTGACGTACGCCGCGTGGTGCTTGTCGTGGTGCAGCGTCATCGTCTCTTTGTCGATCGTCGGCTCCAGCGCGTCGTAGGCGTATGGCAGATCGGGCACGGTGAACGGCATGGTCGGTCCCTCCTATAAGCCCCGGGCACTACCGTATAGTGTCTGGCAACTCCTAGTCGTATGCCCAGGGAGGAAGCGGCGCCCGCGCCGTAGTCAGACCGCTGCATGCGGATCATCGTGCGGCTGTTCGCGTCCCAGCGCGAGGCGCTGGGGCGGTCTTCGATCGACGCCGACGTGCCGGACGGCTCCACCGCCGCTTCGGCGCTGACGTTTCTGGCGCGCGCGTATCCGGCGCTTTCGGCCGGCGGCGCGACGTTGGCCTTTGCAGTCAATCGCGAGCACGCGTCATCCGATGCGGTGCTCCGCGAAGGCGATGAGCTCGCGCTCCTGCCCCCGGTGGCCGGCGGATGAGCGCGCGCCATTTCGTCCTCACGAACGAGCCGCTCGACGAGCATCTGGCGACGCAGGTCATCTCCCATGACGGCGCCGGCGGCGTGGTGACGTTCGTCGGAAAAGTGCGCGACGAAGCGCGCGGCCACAAAGTGACGCTGCTCGAGTACGAGGCCTACCCCGAGATGGTCGAGCGCGTGTTCTCCGACATCGCGGCCGAGGCGCGCAAGCAGTTCCCGATCACCGACATCGCGATCCATCACCGCGTCGGCGCGCTCGAAGTCGGCGACGTGAGCGTGGTGATCGCGGTCTCGGCGCCGCACCGCGCCGCGGCGTTCGATGCCTGCCGTTACGCCATCGATCGCCTCAAGCACATAGCGCCGATCTGGAAGAAAGAGCACACGCCCGACGGGGCGGTGTGGGTGGACGACCGGCCCTAGCCGCCGACGAACTTGACGCCGAACAGGCTCGGCACGAACGTTCCGACGACATAGCCGATGATGCCGGCGCCGGCGCCGATGAGAAACTGCTCGAGTCCCGAGCGCCATGGATTTCCGTTGGTGACGCGCGCCTTCACGATGCCGATGCCGAACAGCGCCAGACACGCGAGCGAGATCGAGAGCGCGAGCGCCTCCCTGCCGTTGGTGAAGACGTAGGGAAGGATCGGTGCGATCGCGCCCAACAGGAACGAGGGCGCCATCACGGCCGCGTCCTTGAGCGGGTTGCCCGCCGATTCGGTGTCAAGCCCGAGCTCGGCGCGCGCCATCACCTCAAGCGCTTTGTTCGGATCTTTGGAGACGGCCAGCGCGGCGTCGCGCGCCTGCTCGGCGCCCATGCCCTGCAAACGGTAGATCTCGGCCAGCTCTGCGAGCTCTTCGGCAGGATGCTCGATGATCTCGCGCAGCTCGCGCTCGATCTCAGAACGGTGGACCTCTGATTCGGCCTTCGACGACAGGTATTGCCCGGCGGTCATCGCCACCATGCCGGCCACGCCGGTGGCGACGCCGGCGAGCAGGATCGTGGTATTGGATTCGTGCGCGCCGAAGAACGCCGACACGACGCTGACGGTCGTGAGCAGTCCGTCCTGAGCGCCGAACACGAACTCGCGGATGCGCGTGCGCGATGCCACGCGCTCGCGCTCCTCTGTGATCTCCGCCGGTCCGGTCATCTTCTCGACGCCGCGAGCGGTGCGTTCGAGCGCCCTAGGCGCCGTCGCGGCGGCACCATCGGCGGGTTTTTCGCTGCGGTCGAATACATTCGACCGCTCCATGCCGCTCGGTGCGGCGGGGCCGCGGCGTTCCACGAGCGCGAGCGCGTCTTGGAAGAGCTTGACGTGCGCCTGCTCGCGCGCCATTGCTACTTCGAAACCCACAAGCGCGTCCGTGCGTCCTTCTGCTTTGGCCTCCGCGATGTAGCGCGGGTAGGTCACGGCCGATTCAGCTGCCTCATGCTCGACGACTTGACGGAGGTTCTCGGCGGTGCTCTTGACGGCGCCAAGCGCGCGCAGATGCATCGTGGCGTGGATGATCTCATCGCCCGCCGCTTGCATGAACGCCTCGGCGACCTCCGGATAGCCCTCGCTCAGCGCCGCAAGCGCGTAGGCGCTATAGAGGCGGTGGGTCTTGGCTTCGTCCATGAACGAGGTCCACAGATTGAGCTCGGTCTTGGACACGTCGATCCGCATGCAGGGTTGCTTCAAGGCCAGGCAGGCGCGACCTCCGGAAGCGCCCAACGCCGCGCTGCATGCTCCAGCGTCTCTTCGTCAAGGACGGCCGGTTGCGGCCGGTGTTCAGGGTGCTCGCCTACATACTGGCGGCGGTGGCCGCGCAGGCCGTGCTGGCGATCTTCGTGGCGATCGGGTACCGGATCGCGTACGGTCCCGACGCGGCGTTCATGCGCACCCCGGTCTGGCTCGATGAGCTCATCTCGGCCATCGCGGTGGTGGGCGTCGCGATCCTGCTGCGCATCTACCTCGACCGGCGCAGCGTCGCCTCGCTCGGCATCACGTTTCGCACACGCTGGCTATGGCTGTTCGCCCTGGGCGCCGCGATCGGCGCGGGCATGCAGCTGCTAATATTCGCCTTCGGTCTCTTGCTGGGCGCCAACCACGTCCTCGCGCTGTCGATGACGTGGTCGGTCTTGCGCAACCTCGCGGCATGGTGTGCCATTTTTGTCATCGCCGCGCTTGCCGAAGAGATGCCGCTGCGCGGCTACATCCTGCAGAATCTTTGGGAAGAGTTCGGGTTCTGGCCGGCGGCGATCGTCACGTCCGTCATGTTCGCGCTGCTGCACTTCAAGAATCCGTATTTCGGCGATCTGCCGTGGGCGACGACGATCAACATCGCCGTCGACGGGATATGGGCGTGCTGCGCGATCCTGTGGACTCGATCGCTGTGGCTCGCGTGGGGCGGCCATTTCGCATGGAACGTGTTCGAGGGGCCGGTGTTGGGCACGCCGGTGAGCGGCATCCATACGGGACCCGGCATCGTCATGCAGTACGTCAGCGGCCCGCCGCTGCTGACCGGCGGCAAGTTCGGTCCAGAAGCCGGCTTGCTCGTGCCCGTGGTGGAGATCGCCGGCATCGCCGCGCTGTATGGCATGTACCGGCTGGGATGGTTCGCGCAGCTGCCCGACGCGCGCGAGGCATACGCGCGGGCCCCGGACTCGCCTCACGCCGTCAGCGCGACCAACCTCACATAAGAAGCGAGGCCTTTCGGCCTCGCTTCGGTCTGCTAGAACTCCTCGGAATGCTCGGGGTGGAACTCTTCTTCTGTCTCCTCGCCGAATGGCTCTTCTTCGAATTCTTCTTCTTCGTATTCCTCGATCACCAGATCGCCGTCCGCCGCGCCGTTGTCGTCGAGCACCGTGGTCGGCACCGGTTTGGGAGCCGGCGCTGTGGCGCGTTTGGCCTTCGGCGGCGCGCTCTTCTTGGCTGGCTTCTTCGCGGCTGGCTTCTTCGCGGCTTTGGCCTTGCCGCGTTTGGCTGTGGTCTTCTTCTTAGGTGCTGCGGCTCGGCGGGCGCCTTTCGACGCGGCCCGCTTTGTCGCGCGCTTTGCGCCCTTCTTCTTCGCCGGCGCTTTCTTCTTGGTGGCGCCCTTTTTCGATTTCCGCCTCATCGTCTGGTCCTCCAGGCATTCGCAGTGGTGGGTGTCCGCTATGGGATATCGGCTGGGCCGCTCGAATCGTTGCGCGGCGCTTGTGGGTCAATCGGAGCGTCTCCTCCCGGGACTCAGGGCCGCAGCGGACGCACCTCGATGATCTGGTCGCCCGCAGGCAGCGTCCGCGCCTCGCCCTTCACAGGCGTGAGCTGCAGCACCAATGCGCACGACCCGATCAGGTCCTCGCGGACCTGCACCTGGCCCTCGTACAGGCGGTCGGAGCTTCGGGCAAGCACGTTGCGGCGAAAGTCCGCCGCTGGCGGACCGTTGCGCCGCACGAGGCCGGCTTCGCACTGGCCGACGAAGCCGTCGGCGAACCGCACTGCGACGTTGAGGACGTCGCCCGGATTGTACACTTCGCGGTGCGGCGAGAATTCGATGCGCTCTATCTGCATGAAGCGGGCCTACTGTTCGCCCCCCTTCCGGCGTGCCCTGCGGAGGTCGCAGGCGTCCGTGTGCGCGAAGTCTGAGCGTTGCTCA
This genomic interval carries:
- a CDS encoding enoyl-ACP reductase gives rise to the protein MAGLLEGKIALVMGVANRWSIATSIAKALHEHGARLALTYEGERTKDEVEKLASELGGGLALHCDVGSDDSLASLRAVLESEYGHVDAVVHSIAFARKEELAGKFYATSRDGFRVALDISAYSLAALCRELAPIINPGGSVMAMTYLGSVRAVANYNVMGVAKAALEACVRYLAVDLGESGIRVNAISAGPIKTASARAVSGFTSILGEVAAKAPLRRNAVAQDVGNIAVFLSSGLSSAVTGQVIYVDAGYSILGI
- a CDS encoding CoA pyrophosphatase, which translates into the protein MGTGTIHALRERLAARASQRLREPGTRAAAVLVPLVADGEELCLICFERSNEVMEHKGEICFPGGSIEPHDADVVDAALREAHEELGLQRDAVEVLGLLDDVHTTVSNYVITPVVGHLEALPTLVPDPSEVARPVIVALRDLTKPGAEGVEWREWRGVRREIYYYPVAGGRIWGATGRIVHNLLSVWSEEAVIE
- a CDS encoding ATP-dependent Clp protease ATP-binding subunit, whose translation is MSALKMCERCGKQPATGVTPTFKSGRVAVTSLCSQCMAAQAATNLQWMGGAALAALALGVGAAVIGEQLQRSRRDDIGSPVTPASPPPPRTAGFPNYGRTPTLNSFSRDLSRQALEGRLDPVVGRDVEIDRIVRILARRTKNNPVLIGDAGVGKTAIVEGLAQRIVRGDVPRTLQGKRILALTLAGVVAGTKYRGEFEARLHRMLEELSRANDVIVFIDELHTIVGAGSAEGSTVDAANMLKPALARGEIRCIGATTFDEYRRYIESDEALERRFAPVVIEEPSPDNALQMLRGTRSRYERHHGVKIADATLAAAVTLSARYISDRNLPDKAFDVLDEASALVSLRGGTDVGPEDVARVVAGWTGIPVEAVAGSEAARLLNFEALLRERVVGQDEAVRAVAESVRRGRAGMKEHRGPMGALLFIGPSGVGKTELARATAAALFGSDEALLRYDMSEFSQAQSATRLVGAPRGYAGHERAGELTEAVRRRPYSVVLFDDVDRAHPEVLDLLLQLLDDGRLTDSNSRAVDFRNALIILTANAPAGGDFAQLGAQFSHELINRLDDAVVFHRLGREDIRAIAARQVANVAAAAAEQGIAVQVSDAALDAIAAEADDQRQGARLIRRVIERRLSAPLAKAVLAGTFVRGQSVRIDVAPRGELELQPCDTSS
- a CDS encoding MoaD/ThiS family protein, yielding MRIIVRLFASQREALGRSSIDADVPDGSTAASALTFLARAYPALSAGGATLAFAVNREHASSDAVLREGDELALLPPVAGG
- a CDS encoding molybdenum cofactor biosynthesis protein MoaE, with translation MSARHFVLTNEPLDEHLATQVISHDGAGGVVTFVGKVRDEARGHKVTLLEYEAYPEMVERVFSDIAAEARKQFPITDIAIHHRVGALEVGDVSVVIAVSAPHRAAAFDACRYAIDRLKHIAPIWKKEHTPDGAVWVDDRP
- the iscX gene encoding Fe-S cluster assembly protein IscX, yielding MGLTWQDVEDIGFELAQAHPDENPDQVAMPELLQLVTDLDDFEDDPERVDEGTLERIAAAWREEFAQKA
- a CDS encoding LON peptidase substrate-binding domain-containing protein; its protein translation is MATTRIGLFPLRTVLVPGAALRLHIFEDRYKEMIGGCIESGDPFGVLLDRRGAELGDELDPVDIGTTAHIAEVTPLPQGRLHIVTRGERRFRVERLVSKKPFWTAEVSYLEEPIGAGAAATLQAIAAERFTDYLQALLALFGRDLDSLHMPEDITASSYLIADALQVEGTVKQQLLEAATSIDRLRAEMVLLDSETERLRALAAEGVRVDEPSPETAPFNVRFSEN
- a CDS encoding NAD(P)/FAD-dependent oxidoreductase; this translates as MISTAVGPRLRRARRKEHVASKLRGVELYDITVIGAGPSGLFALFYAGMRGAKAKVIDALPEMGGQLYALYPEKYIYDMPGIPAITGQALVDACVEQAFQWPHAKCMEERVTHIERLSDNTIKIVTDKAEHSSRTVILASGIGAFKPRKLAAPSAEAFEDKGLYYYARSFDEFTGKRVVIVGGGDSAVDYALAIAPKAAQVTLVHRSPFRAHPHTVEQLRASRAVIYQPDHEIKEVRGGAMVESVIVVQTKTKEEIEVRCDAVLCALGFVSDLGEVKKWGIELDGNGIKVDTATQETSVKGIYAAGDVVAHPGKLKLIACGTSEAAIAVNQAMNYMDPSQKVQPVHSSNLTLPISAKVGAQP
- a CDS encoding superoxide dismutase, whose product is MPFTVPDLPYAYDALEPTIDKETMTLHHDKHHAAYVNNLNAAIEKHPELAGKTVEELIKNLNAVPEDIRGAVRNNGGGHVNHSMFWTIMAPNAGGDPKGALADAIKSTFGDFETFKTQFNDAGVKQFGSGWAWLVLTADGKLQITSTPNQDNPMSAGQHPVMGNDVWEHAYYLKYQNRRPDYLKAWWNVVNWDAVAKRFDAAKK
- a CDS encoding YciI family protein; the protein is MRYVVLIDYTDMEARNRVLEAHRAFLADGRKAGSVVESGPFADGKGGMYIIEMPDEAAAVAFVARDPYQADAKLKMTVRGWKSTTERH